In the genome of Vicia villosa cultivar HV-30 ecotype Madison, WI linkage group LG7, Vvil1.0, whole genome shotgun sequence, one region contains:
- the LOC131616795 gene encoding probable inactive leucine-rich repeat receptor-like protein kinase At3g03770: protein MAKQLHHSQSHHLLLLVFFLSIIHFSHQLQSSHSQTLLKLQQLLGYPSSLSTLTTTQDFCNIEPTPYLTLVCYEQNLTQLHLVGNTNFTTSLPQNFNSHTLFSTLSTLSSLKVLSLVSLGLWGPLPETIGEFSSLEILNISSNYFSGEIPVHLSYLTNLQSLVLDDNNFNGEIPNLLTSLQGLVVLSMKRNFLTGNLPNSVNHLVTLRVLDLSNNQLFGELPHLHNLVNLQVLHLENNRLGPHFPSLPTKLVSLVLRNNSFRLGVPSNISSFYQLQELDLSLNGFVGPFPPSLLSLPSINYLDVSSNKFTGMLFENFSCNGDLRFVNLSSNLLKGELPSCLREKEKVVLYARNCLSDEKKQDQHSYSFCSSEALAVNISPRQQQKHKGTASKTVLVSSSIGVVGVLIVAVVVLAVNQVHKKNVSKTPSMATLEHVIISQIQNEDRVKTTARSIVEHIIRKVPDKNAMKTLTRFIKEHIASLLGNRRLSRSPSRSIIEHVSSVNTVKLLTDARCISETMKMGTGLPAYRTFSLEQLKEATNNFDESSLISEGPLGQIYKGVLSDGMQITIRGMKIRKKHSPQAYMHHVELISKLRHSHLVSSLGHSFECNQDDSSVNTIFLIFEFVQDKSLRSRISGSNGEKLCWTQRIAATIGVVKGIQYLHTGIVPGLYSNNIKITDILLDNNHNVKISSYNLPIYAENKRMVGNGTSHGVKGNLQARINDGDKNDVYDIGVILLEIILGRPIMFHNEVGTLKDLLHVSIKTDDIARRSIVDPFVHKECSDESLLKMMEICVRCLSSEPNERPSVEDILWNLQFAAQVQNSWRRETSDYRDSPKSSSRETKLQ, encoded by the exons ATGGCTAAACAACTTCATCATTCACAATCACATCACCTACTCCTTCTAGTCTTCTTCCTCTCCATTATCCATTTTTCACACCAGTTACAGTCCTCACACTCTCAAACCCTCCTCAAACTCCAACAACTTCTAGGCTACCCTTCATCCCTATCAACCTTAACCAccacccaagatttctgcaacatTGAACCTACACCTTACTTAACACTAGTCTGCTATGAACAAAACTTAACACAGCTACATCTTGTTGGAAACACCAACTTCACCACCTCATTGCCTCAAAACTTCAACTCacacactctcttttcaacactttcCACTCTTTCATCCTTGAAAGTCCTCTCTTTGGTTTCCCTTGGCTTATGGGGTCCCCTACCTGAAACCATAGGTGAATTTTCCTCATTGGAGATACTCAACATTAGCTCAAACTACTTCAGTGGAGAAATACCAGTTCACCTTTCATATCTCACCAATCTTCAATCACTAGTACTTGATGATAACAACTTCAATGGTGAGATTCCAAACTTGTTAACCTCTCTTCAAGGTTTGGTTGTTCTTAGCATGAAGAGAAACTTTCTCACAGGTAACTTGCCAAATTCAGTGAACCATCTTGTTACTCTTAGAGTTTTGGATCTGTCAAATAATCAACTATTTGGTGAATTACCTCATCTGCATAACTTGGTTAACCTTCAAGTTCTTCACTTGGAAAACAACAGATTAGGACCTCATTTTCCTTCTCTTCCTACAAAGCTAGTTTCACTTGTGCTTAGGAACAACAGTTTTAGGCTTGGTGTACCTTCTAATATAAGCTCTTTCTATCAGCTTCAAGAATTGGACCTTTCATTGAATGGCTTTGTAGGGCCATTTCCGCCGTCTTTGTTGTCGCTTCCTTCGATAAATTACCTCGATGTTTCATCGAATAAGTTTACTGGTATGCTCTTCGAGAATTTTTCGTGTAATGGCGATCTTCGGTTTGTGAATTTGTCTTCAAATCTTTTGAAAGGTGAACTACCTAGTTGTTTGAGAGAAAAGGAAAAGGTTGTTTTGTATGCTAGAAACTGTTTATCTGATGAGAAGAAACAAGATCAACATAGTTATAGTTTCTGCAGCAGTGAAGCTCTTGCGGTGAATATTTCGCCGCGTCAACAACAGAAACATAAAGGAACAGCAAGTAAAACAGTACTTGTTTCATCAAGTATTGGAGTTGTTGGAGTGTtgattgttgctgttgttgtctTGGCTGTTAATCAAGTTCATAAGAAAAATGTTTCGAAAACACCTTCGATGGCTACTTTGGAGCATGTTATTATTAGCCAAATACAGAATGAAGATAGAGTGAAAACTACTGCAAGGTCTATAGTAGAGCATATCATCAGAAAGGTACCTGATAAAAACGCTATGAAAACACTAACAAGATTCATAAAGGAACATATCGCGAGCTTACTCGGAAACAGACGCCTTTCAAGGTCACCTTCAAGGTCCATAATCGAACATGTATCATCAGTTAACACTGTAAAACTACTCACAGATGCAA GGTGTATATCTGAAACAATGAAGATGGGAACCGGTCTTCCTGCATATAGGACCTTTTCTTTGGAGCAACTTAAGGAAGCTACAAATAATTTTGATGAGTCAAGTCTCATAAGTGAAGGTCCACTTGGTCAG ATATATAAAGGGGTTCTCTCTGATGGGATGCAAATTACTATTAGAGgaatgaagataagaaagaagcATAGCCCTCAAGCTTATATGCACCATGTTGAGTTGATTTCAAAACTTAGGCATTCACACTTGGTTAGTTCACTTGGACATTCTTTCGAGTGCAACCAAGATGATTCAAGTGTCAATACTATATTTCTCATTTTCGAGTTTGTTCAAGATAAAAGTTTAAGAAGCCGCATCTCCG GATCAAATGGAGAGAAGCTTTGTTGGACACAGAGAATAGCAGCCACAATTGGAGTAGTGAAAGGCATTCAATATTTGCATACAGGGATAGTGCCTGGACTATATTCGAATAATATCAAGATAACTGATATTCTTTTGGATAACAATCATAATGTCAAAATAAGCAGTTATAATCTGCCGATCTATGCTGAAAACAAAAGAATG GTCGGCAATGGAACTTCTCATGGAGTAAAAGGAAATCTCCAAGCAAG GATAAATGATGGAGACAAGAATGATGTGTATGATATTGGGGTAATCTTGCTAGAAATCATTCTTGGACGACCGATAATGTTCCACAATGAAGTGGGAACATTAAAAGATCTC TTACATGTAAGCATAAAAACTGATGATATAGCAAGAAGGAGTATTGTAGACCCATTTGTTCACAAGGAATGTTCAGATGAATCATTACTGAAAATGATGGAGATATGTGTAAGGTGTCTCTCAAGTGAACCGAATGAAAGACCTTCTGTGGAAGATATTCTTTGGAATTTGCAGTTTGCAGCACAAGTTCAGAACTCATGGAGAAGAGAAACTAGTGATTATAGAGACTCACCTAAATCATCCTCAAGAGAGACAAAGTTACAATGA
- the LOC131620168 gene encoding secreted RxLR effector protein 161-like — protein sequence MRYLYNTKPGICYTIGMVSMFMSKPKWSHYQATVRILRYIKRTVKFGVLFPSGSESESELMCYSDFDWCGDRVDRRSTSGYFFKYLGSLISWCSKKQHVFVLSTCEVEYIAGALCPCQAVWLLNLLHDLNIKMSKPMKLMIDNKSVISLAKNPVLHERSKHIDIKFHFLRNQVQNGVLEVVHCSTQK from the coding sequence ATGAGATATCTCTATAATACCAAACCTGGCATTTGCTACACAATTGGAATGGTGAGTATGTTTATGAGCAAACCAAAGTGGTCACATTACCAAGCTACTGTCAGGATTCTAAGGTATATAAAGAGGACTGTGAAGTTTGGAGTTTTGTTCCCTTCTGGATCTGAAAGTGAGTCAGAACTGATGTGCTATTCAGATTTTGACTGGTGTGGTGATAGAGTTGACAGAAGAAGTACTTCTGGATACTTTTTCAAATATCTGGGAAGTCTCATTTCTTGGTGTTCCAAGAAGCAACATGTGTTTGTGTTATCAACTTGTGAAGTTGAATACATTGCAGGTGCTCTGTGTCCGTGTCAAGCTGTGTGGTTACTGAATTTGTTGCATGATCTGAATATCAAGATGAGTAAGCCTATGAagttgatgattgataacaaatcTGTCATAAGTCTTGCTAAGAACCCAGTGCTGCATGAGAGAAGCAAGCACATTGACATAAAGTTCCATTTTTTGAGGAATCAAGTCCAGAATGGAGTGCTAGAAGTTGTGCATTGTAGCACCCAGAAGTAA
- the LOC131616796 gene encoding cyclic dof factor 1-like, with product MFQDPSIKLFGSDIHIHIHIPITTDSHSFSSQIHSLPQQQQQQQPIYIMNGLEESTNADVSVSLNEVSCNQAYPRDDANAIPNMYETGTSKPGTELVHSTYEQKTAKRDIDNQGKAFKKPDKVLSCPRCNSLETKFCYFNNYNVNQPRHFCKNCHRYWTAGGAIRNVPIGAGKRRNKHLPLQNVPVIHTDSDPTSHREEVPLSESLETVLNLKGRRKIETDSSTVKDDIEDPSNFSATAANSSEKEYSENGIEHIGLTPQYNSLIPLHSLHYYSAPPWTYPCWNPTPFKPDNITSSPATMMAVEIPMPPSSYWGCMPNWVGPMDGIQSPSSSVSSGTCSGNRSPTLGKHWRDGSTQAEDTTKHNIWVPKTIRINNPEEAAKSSIWSTLRTKSQQNKPIMKGGVFKSFEPKSSASSRDSDDNQILRANPAAFSRSGTFQESI from the exons ATGTTCCAAGATCCTTCAATCAAGCTTTTTGGAAGtgatattcatattcatattcatattcccATCACCACAGATTCACACTCTTTCTCCTCTCAGATTCACTCtcttccacaacaacaacaacaacaacaacccatCTACATCATG AATGGACTTGAAGAATCAACTAATGCTGATGTTAGTGTTTCTTTGAATGAAGTTTCTTGCAATCAAGCTTATCCACGAGATGATGCTAATGCTATTCCAAACATGTACGAAACCGGCACTTCAAAACCGGGGACCGAATTAGTTCATAGTACTTATGAACAGAAGACTGCCAAAAGAGATATTGACAATCAAGGGAAAGCTTTCAAGAAGCCAGACAAGGTTCTTTCATGTCCTCGCTGCAATAGTTTGGAGACAAAGTTTTGCTATTTCAACAATTACAATGTTAACCAACCAAGGCATTTCTGCAAAAATTGTCATAGGTATTGGACAGCTGGGGGAGCAATTCGGAACGTTCCTATTGGAGCCGGTAAGCGTAGAAATAAGCATCTGCCTTTGCAGAACGTACCTGTCATACACACAGATTCCGACCCTACTAGTCACAGGGAGGAAGTTCCTCTTAGTGAATCACTAGAAACTGTGTTAAATCTCAAGGGCCGTAGAAAAATTGAAACAGACTCTTCTACTGTCAAAGATGATATTGAAGACCCTTCTAACTTTTCTGCAACAGCGGCTAATTCCAGCGAGAAGGAGTATTCTGAAAATGGAATAGAGCATATTGGTTTGACACCACAGTACAATAGCTTAATTCCTTTGCATTCACTTCATTATTATTCTGCTCCTCCATGGACTTATCCATGTTGGAATCCTACGCCATTTAAGCCAGATAACATAACCTCCAGTCCTGCAACCATGATGGCAGTAGAAATACCGATGCCACCTTCATCATATTGGGGTTGTATGCCAAATTGGGTTGGCCCAATGGATGGCATtcaatcaccttcatcttcggTTAGTAGTGGCACGTGTTCCGGGAATAGGTCACCAACTTTAGGAAAACATTGGAGAGATGGAAGTACACAAGCAGAAGATACGACGAAACACAATATTTGGGTGCCGAAAACTATCCGAATCAATAATCCAGAAGAGGCTGCGAAGAGTTCTATATGGTCAACTTTGAGAACAAAATCTCAACAGAACAAACCTATTATGAAAGGAGGTGTTTTTAAATCATTTGAACCTAAGTCAAGTGCAAGTTCTCGAGATTCAGACgataatcaaattctaagagcTAACCCTGCTGCTTTCTCTCGGTCCGGAACTTTTCAAGAAAGCATTTAA